The Streptomyces sp. ALI-76-A nucleotide sequence ATCTGCGCCGGCAAGTACAAGGCCGCCTGCGACGAGATCGGTCTGAAGTAAGTCACCGCAGGCCCCTATCCGCGTACGGGGATTCGTCCTTGAATTCCCGTACGGGACTTGCGTACTGAGCCCCTCCGGTGCCCCGCGTCCATCAGCCCCGCAAAGCTAGGCGGGGCGCCGGAGGGAACACCCCTCCACACCTTTCTGCACAACCTCCCGCCGGGTCAGGCGGCGAAGGAGATGGTTCACTTGTCCGCTACGCCTGTTCTGGCGTTGCGCGGGGTCTCCAAGCGATTCGGTGCCGTCCAGGCGCTCACCGATGTAGAGCTTGAGGTCCACGCCGGTGAAGTGGTCGCCCTGGTGGGCGACAACGGCGCCGGAAAGTCCACGCTGGTCAAGACGATCGCCGGCGTGCACCCCATCGATGAGGGCGCAATCGAATGGGACGGCAGGGCCGTCCAGATCAACCGGCCGCACGACGCCCAGAACCTGGGCATCGCGACCGTCTACCAGGACCTCGCGCTGTGCGACAACATCGACGTCGTCGGCAACCTCTACCTGGGCCGTGAGCTGAAGAAGCGCGGCATCCTGGACGAGGTCGAGATGGAGCGCCGCTCGCGCGAGCTGCTGGACACGCTCTCCATCCGCATCCCGAGCGTCCGCATCCCGATCGCCTCCCTCTCCGGCGGTCAGCGCCAGACGGTGGCGATCGCCCGTTCGATGCTGGGGGAGCCCAAGCTCGTCATCCTCGACGAGCCCACCGCGGCCCTCGGTGTCGAGCAGACCGCCCAGGTGCTCGACCTGGTCGAACGGCTGCGCGAGCGCGGCCACGCGGTGATCCTCATCAGCCACAACATGGCTGACGTGAAAGCCGTGGCCGACAAGGTCGCCGTCCTGCGCCTCGGGCGCAACAACGGCGTCTTCGAGGTCAAGTCGACCTCCCAGGAAGAGATCATCTCCGCCATCACGGGCGCCACGGAGAACGCCGTGACCCGTCGTGCGGCGCGCAGCAATGGGGAGGCTCAGAAGTGAGCATCGACAAGACCTCCACGACCCCCGACGACCATGTGGTGGCGAACCCCGAGGCGGCCGCCGCGGCGGTCACCGCCGTCGACCCCCGGCTGCTGGTCCGCGAGCAGGGCCTCGCGGGCTACGTCTCCGAGTTCAAGCGCAAGATCAAGTCCGGTGACCTGGGTTCCATCCCGGTCGTCATCGGCCTGGTCGTCATCTGGGCGATCTTCGCGAGCCTGAACTCGAACTTCCTCACCGCCGGCAACCTCTCCGACATCTCCGTGGCCATGGTCGGCACGGGCATGATCGCCGTCGGCATCGTCTTCGTGCTGCTGCTCGGCGAGATCGACCTGTCGGTCGGCTCGGTCAGCGGTGTCGCGGGCGCCTCGTTCGCCGTGTTGAACGTCACCAACGGCATGAACGAGTGGCTGGCCTTCGTCCTGGCCATCCTCACCGGCACGGTGGCGGGCGCGATCCACGGCTTCGTCTTCGCCAAGATCGGTGTGCCGGCCTTCGCCGTCACCCTGGCGGGTCTGCTGTTCTGGAACGGCTTCATGCTCCAGATCCTCGGCGACAACGGCACCATCAACCTGGACAGCGAAGGCGTCGTCGCCAAGCTGACCAGCTACTACTTCACCGATGTGGCCGCCGCCTACGCGCTCGCGATCGTCGCGACCGCGGCCTTCTTCCTCTCCTCGTTCCTCGACAACCGTCGCCGCGAGGCCGCGGGCGTGCCGTCCCGGCCGCTCGCGGAAACCATTTTGCGCACGGGGCTGCTGGCCGTCGCCGCGTTCGCCGTGGCGATCACCTACAACCAGTACAAGGGCCTGCCCCTGGCCGTGGTGATCTTCATCGCGGTGCTCATCCTCACGGACTTCGTGCTGCGCCGGACCTCGTACGGCCGCAAGGTGTTCGCGCTCGGCGGCAGCGTCGAGGCCTCCCGGCGTGCCGGTATCAACGTGGAGATGGTGCGGATCTCGGTCTTCGCGATCTCCGGTACCTTCGCCGCGATCGGCGGTCTGTTCATCGCCTCGAAGATCGCCTCCGCCAACCAGGGCGCCGGCGCCGGTGACCTGCTGATGAACGCGATCGCCGCCGCGGTGATCGGCGGTACGTCGCTGTTCGGCGGTCGCGGGCGCACCTGGAACGCGCTCCTCGGCGTGCTGGTCATCGTCTCGATCCAGTACGGCCTGGCGCTGGAGGGCATCGCCTCTCCGGTCCAGTACATGATCACCGGTGGTGTGCTGCTGGCGACGGTCGTGATCGACGCGGTGACGCGCAAGACGCAGAAGACGGCGGGCCGCGCGTAGGACGCGGTACGGCGACCGCGGGTCGGCGGACCCGCGGTCGACCCGCCCCGCCCCTTCGGGGACGCTCCCGTGCCCGGCACCTCGGTGAGGTGCCGGGCACCGGTGCGTCGTAGCAGCGGCGCATGTGTCGTAGGGGCGGCACAAGCGGGGTACAGCCGATCGCGTGACGTATCCCGCACCGCCCCGGCGTCGGCCGCGAAGGCGGAACATTAGACTCGACAAGCCCGGCAACAGCTCTACTGCAAGGAGGCACGGGTGCCGCTGCTGACCCGTATCAGGGGACCGCGCGATCTGGACCGGCTCAGCCTGGAGGAGCTGGACCAGCTGGCCGAGGAAATCCGGAACTTCCTCGTCGCAGCCGTCTCCAAGACCGGCGGCCACCTGGGCCCCAACCTCGGTGTGGTCGAGCTCACCATCGCCCTGCACCGGGTGTTCGAGTCGCCCAAGGACAAGGTGCTCTGGGACACCGGCCACCAGTCCTACGTCCACAAGCTGCTCACCGGCCGCCAGGACTTCTCCAGGCTGAAGATGAAGGGCGGCCTGTCCGGCTACCCCTCGCAGGCGGAGTCCGAGCACGACGTCATCGAGAACAGCCACGCCTCCACGGTCCTCGGCTGGGCCGACGGCCTCGCCAAGGCGAACCAGATCCTCGAACGCGACGACCACGTGGTCGCCGTGATCGGCGACGGGGCGCTGACCGGCGGCATGGCGTGGGAGGCCCTCAACAACATCGCCGACGCCAAGGACCGCCCGCTGGTCATCGTCGTCAACGACAACGAGCGGTCGTACGCGCCCACCATCGGCGGCCTCGCCAACCACCTCGCGACCCTGCGCACCACCGACGGCTACGAGCGCTTCCTGGCCCGCGGCAAGGACCTGCTGGAGCGCACCCCGGTCGTCGGCAGGCCCCTCTACGAGACCCTGCACGGCGCGAAGAAGGGCCTCAAGGACTTCATCGCCCCGCAGGGCATGTTCGAGGACCTCGGCCTGAAGTACGTCGGCCCCATCGACGGCCACGACATCGAGGCCCTGGAGTCGGCGCTCGCCCGGGCCAAGCGCTTCGGCGGCCCGGTGATCGTGCACTGCCTCACCGAGAAGGGCCGCGGCTACCAGCCCGCCCTCCAGGACGAGGCCGACCGCTTCCACGGCATCGGCCCCATCCACCCCGACACGGGCCTGCCGATCAAGGCGTCGGGCGCCGACTGGACGTCCGTCTTCGGCGACGAGATGGTCCGGCTCGGCCAGGAACGCGAGGACATCGTCGCGATCACGGCGGCGATGCTCCAGCCGGTCGGCCTGAAGAAGTTCGCGGACACCTTCCCCCACCGCATCTACGACGTCGGTATCGCCGAGCAGCACGGCGCCGTCTCCGCGGCGGGCCTGGCCGCGGGCGGTCTGCACCCGGTCTTCGCGGTGTACGCCACCTTCCTCAACCGCGCCTTCGACCAGGTCCTCATGGATGTCGCCCTGCACAGGTGCGGGGTGACGTTCGTCCTGGACCGGGCCGGCGTCACCGGCACCGACGGCGCCTCCCACAACGGCATGTGGGACATGTCGATCCTCCAGGTGGTGCCGGGCCTGCGGCTGGCCGCCCCGCGCGACGCCGACCAGGTCCGCGCCCAGCTGCGGGAGGCCGTCGCCGTCGACGACGCGCCGACCGTGGTCCGCTTCTCCAAGGGCGCCGTCGGCCCCGCCGTCCCCGCCGTGGGACGCGTCGGCGGGATGGACGTGCTGCGCGAGCCGGGCACCGACGCCCCCGACGTGCTCCTCGTCTCCGTGGGCGCCCTCGCGCCGATGTGCCTGGAGATCGCGGACCTGCTCGACCGGCAGGGCATCTCCACCACCGTCGTCGATCCGCGCTGGGTCAAACCCGTCGACGAGGCCATGGCCCCGCTCGCGGAGCGCCACCGGGTGGTCGTCACCGTCGAGGACAACTCCCGCGTCGGCGGCGTCGGTTCCACGATCGCGCAGGCCCTGCGCGACGCGGGCGTCGACGTCCCGCTGCGCGACTTCGGCATCCCGCCGCGCTTCCTCGACCACGCCTCCCGCGCCGAGGTCATGGCGGAGATCGGGCTGACCGCGCCCGACATCGCCCGCCAGGTCACCGGACTGGTCTCCCGGCTGGACGGCAGGTACGGCAGCACGGCGGCCGAGGTCGGCTCGGTGGAGCCCGCCCGCGACTGACGCCTCCGCGGCTGCGCCGAATGGGCCGGGCGCACCACTCTTCGCAGTGGTGCGCCCGGCCCATTCGCGTGAATCCGCCCGCGCCGGGGCATACGCACTACGCCCCCTCTCGATCATGTCGAGGACGACAAAGCGTGGGAGGTACCCGTGAGCAGCACCCTCTTCCGGACGAAGAAGGTCGAGCAGTCCATCCTCGATACCGAGGAACCCGAGCACGCGCTCAAGAAATCCCTGTCCGCGCTCGATCTGACCATCTTCGGCGTCGGTGTCATCATCGGCACCGGCATCTTCGTCCTGACCGGCACAGTCGCCAAGAACAACGCCGGTCCCGCCGTGGCCCTGGCCTTCGTCGTGGCCGGAGTCGTCTGCGCGCTCGCCGCGCTCTGCTACGCCGAGTTCGCCTCCACGGTCCCGGTGGCCGGCTCCGCGTACACGTTCTCGTACGCCTCCCTCGGCGAGCTGCCCGCCTGGATCATCGGCTGGGACCTGGTCCTGGAGTTCGCGCTCGGCACGGCGGTGGTCGCCGTCGGCTGGTCCGGCTACATCGCCTCGCTGCTGGACAACGCGGGCTGGCACCTGCCGGAGGCGCTCAGTGGACGGGAGGGCGCCGACGGCTTCGGCTTCGACATCCTCGCCGCCGCCCTCGTCCTGGTGCTCACCGCCATCCTCGTGGTCGGCACGAAGCTCTCCGCGCGGGTCACCGCCGTCGTGGTCGCCATCAAGGTGACCGTCGTCCTCGTCGTGATCATCGCCGGTGCCTTCTTCGTCAAGGGTGACAACTACGACCCGTTCATCCCGAAGGCGCAGGACGTGCCGGCGGGCGACGGTCTGCAATCCCCGCTCATCCAGCTGATGTTCGGCTGGGCCCCCTCCAACTTCGGCGTGATGGGCATCTTCACCGCCGCCTCGGTGGTGTTCTTCGCCTTCATCGGCTTCGACGTCGTCGCCACGGCCGCCGAGGAGACCCGCAACCCGCAGCGGGACATGCCCCGCGGCATCCTCGGCTCCCTCCTCATCTGCACCACGCTGTACGTGGCGGTGTCGGTCGTCGTCACCGGCATGCAGCACTACACCCGGCTGTCCGTGGACGCCCCGCTCGCGGACGCGTTCAAGGCCACCGGCCACCCCTGGTACGCGGGCTTCATCAGCTTCGGCGCCGCCGTCGGCCTGACGACCGTGTGCATGATCCTGCTGCTCGGCCAGACCCGCGTCTTCTTCGCGATGAGCCGCGACGGGCTGCTGCCGCGCTTCTTCTCCCGCGTCCACCCCCGGTTCAAGACCCCGCACCGGCCGACGATCCTGCTCGGCGTGATCATCGCGATCGTCGCCGGGTTCACCAGCCTGAGCGAACTGGCCGAACTGGTGAACATCGGCACGCTGTTCGCCTTCGTGGTCGTCGCGTTCGGCGTCCTCATCCTCCGCAGGACCCGTCCCGACCTGCACCGGTCGTTCCGCACCCCGTGGGTGCCCTTCATCCCGATCCTGTCGGTGGCCGCCTCGCTGTGGCTGATGCTGAACCTGCCGGCCGAGACCTGGCTCCGGTTCGCCATCTGGATGGCGATCGGCATCGTCGTGTACTTCCTCTACGGCCGCGGCCACAGCCGTCTCGGACGGCAGGAGACGGCCACGGCGGGCCAGGCCGGGAAGGGACCGAACGGGCCCGCGGAGTAACCGGCGGGAGCGACTCGGGGGCGGTGGTACCGGCGTGCGGCCGTCAGGACGGCCGCACCGCGCGCGGTCCCGCCACCTCCGCCCCCAGCGCACCGACCCTTCGCCTGAGCTCACGATCGGCCGTGACGACCAGGACGGGCCGCTCGCCGGCCCGCGCCACCAGCTCGACCATGTGGTCGTCCCCGCTGCCGGGCGCGGTCTCCACCCGTACGCCCGGCACCGACTCCACTCCCCGGGCCGCCCCCTCGACGACCAGCACCAGCTCCAGCGGTCCGGCGCGCCCCGGCACACCGTCCACCGCGAGCCGGTCCCGCAGCCGCTCCGCGGCCCCCCGCCGATCGCGCCACCACCCGTCAGGCACCGACCCGACGACGTTCGCAGCGTCCACGATCACCAGCAGCGGGGCGTTGACGTCCATGGGGCCAGGGTGCCACGCCGAAACCCGAACGGGACGACGGCTCCCGCCAGGTGGGGCCCGCGAGGGGCCGCTGCGACCTCCGGCAGCCGCGCCGCGCCCCCGGCCCGGCAGCCCGTCGGCCGTCCCGCCACGGCCGGAGCCGTTCGCCGTCCCTCAGCCGCCGCGGCCGGCGGGGCCCCGTACGGCCTCAGCCGTCCCCCCGTCACCCCTTCGGCGGCTCCTCGAAGCTGGCGAAGTACGCGGCGGCCATGTCCTCGTCGGCGTGGCCCTGGGCCGCGGCGCGTTCCAGGCGGTCCGCGCCGGCGGCCGCCAGGTCGAGCCGGACGCCGTGCTGTTCACCCGCCCGGACGATGAGCCGGGCGTCCTTGGCGGCGGTGGACACCGCGAACTGGGCGGGCGTCAGCCGGTCGTCGAGGACGAGTGCGGCCTTGGCACGCAGGTAGCCCATGTCGAGCGGGCCGCCGGCGATGACGTCGAAGAAGCTCTCCGGATCCACCCCGAGCGCCTGGGACAGGGCCAGCACCTCACCGACGGCCCCCGTGGCGGCGATGACCCAGCTGTTGGCCACCAGCTTCAGCCGGGTGGCGCTGCCGTCGGAGCCGTCCTCGCCGGTCCACACCGTGCGGGCGCCGACCGCGTCCAGGACGGGCGCCACCGCCTCGCGGTGCGCGCCGGGCCCGGCGGCCAGGACGAGCAGCTGGCCGGCCTCGGCGGGCTGACGGGTGCCCAGCACCGGCGCGTCGAAGAAGACCAGCCGGTGCGCGCGGGCGAAGGCGGCCAGTTCGCCGATCGCCTCGGTGCCCGCGGTCGTCGACTGCACCCAGGCGGTCCCCGGGCGCAGCGCGTCGGCGGCCTCGCGCATCACGTCGAGGACGGCGGGACCGTCGTACAGCATGGTCAGTACGGCGTCGGCGCCGCGGACGGCCTCGGCGGGGGTGCCGGTGACGGTGACGCCGTCGGCGGTGAGGGGTTCGGCCTTGGCGCGGGTGCGGTTCCAGGCCCGGACGGTGTGTCCGGCGCGGGCCAGGTTGCGGGCCATCGCGGCCCCCATGATCCCGGTGCCCAGAACGCCTACGGTGAGGGTGTCGGTCATGATGGCGGTCTTCCTGTTCTTCCGCGGTTCCGGTCGCCGCGGGACCGTGCCCGCCGCTGTGGACCAGCCTGCCCCGTCGGGTCCCGCCGCGCCGACGGGGCGGTGGCGGTCCGGCCGGAACCGATGGCCGCGGCCGTGTCCGCCCGGCCGCGGGAGCGAGTGCCCGATACGCGAGGTTCCGCACCCGCGGCCCGTCCGGAGAACAGCGCCGGCGGCTCGACGAGCGGGGCCGCAACGCGTCGTGTCCTGGCCGCCGTTTAAAGTGAACCGGTGAACGGCGACTGGCTCATACGCGGCCGCGACGGCCGGCTCAGTGTCTATCTGCCCGCGGGCGACGCCGTCCTGTGCCGGGCCGAGCGCGCATCCGGCGGACCGTGGGAAGCGCCCCGCCGTGTGGGCGGCGACCAGAAGCTGCACCCCGTGCTCGCGGTCGGCCAGGGCGACGACTGCTACGCCCATCTGGTCTCCTGGCGCCCCACCAGACCCGGCGAGTCCGGCCTGGTGCACACGACCCACTTCCGTCCCCGCCTCGCGGCCCTCGACTGGACCCCGATCGGCCATCCCGACAGGACGGGCGCACGGACCGGCACGCCCGCCGTCGCGGTCGACGCCCAGGGCCGCGCCCATGTCTTCGTCCGGAACAAGGGCGGTGGCGTGAGCATGCTCGGCCAGAAGGAGAAGGGCGGCTGGGGCCCCTGGCGCGACCTGAAGGGGAGTGAGGCGGAGGAGGACCTGGCGGCCGTGACGGGGGAGTCCGGACGCGTCGAGCTGTACGCGGCCGCCCCCGGCGCGATCCTGCACTGGCGGCAGGAGGAACCGGGTGCCCAGCCGGTCCTGGAGGAGGCGATCGAGGCCCCGGTCCGCCCCGGCACGCTGCGCGCCCTCGCCACCTCCCCGGAGAGCACCACCCTCTTCTACACGGACACCTCCGGCGACCTGTGCGCCTGGCGCCCCGGTGCCAAGCCCCTCACCCTGCTCGCCTCCGCCGGACCCGGTCCGGTCTCCGCCGTACGCTGTGAACTCGACGGCCACGACTGCACGTTGCTCGCCCAGCGCTCGGCGAGCGGCCGGGTCGCCTTCGCCGCGTATCCCACCGAGCAGGAGTCGGCCGGTGCCTGGTGGACCGAGTCGGGGCCCCAACTCCCCGTGGACGCCGAGGTGTCGCTGGCCGTCGACGAGGACGACCGGGTGGTCGCGGCCACCCTCTCCCCGGCCACCGGACACCTGCTGCTGACCCGCCGCAAGGACGAGCCGGGCCTGGCCCTGGAGGCCTGGCGGCCGGTGTGACGCCCTGGGTTCCGCACGGCGGGACCGAGGCGCGGCGCCCTGGTCTCAGGCGTCAGAGACCAGGGACACATGAAACACGCAGAGGGTTGTATGGGCGTGTGCGTGACAAGGGGCACGTCTGCGCACTGTGGTGAAAAGGGGAAAATCCTTGCTAGCCTCCCTGCGTTTGTTCGAATGATCGGGAGACCGACGTAGACCGGCACCCGGCCCAGGCCGGAAACGGGGTTGGGAATGTTGTCGTGAGCAGATCCTCCACGGTGGATCTTGTCGTTGTCGGACTCGGTTACGTGGGGCTGCCGTTGGCCCGTGCCGCCGCCGGCGCGGGTCTGAAGGTGGTCGGTCTCGACCGGAGCCGACGCGTGGTCGACGGACTCAACGCCGGCCGTTCGCACGTGGACGACATCACCGACGCCGAGGTCGGCGCCATGCTCGGCCAGGGCTTCGAGGCGGTCGACCGGCCCGAGGTCATCGCCGACGCCGCCGCCGTCGTCGTGTGCGTCCCCACCCCGCTCACCGACCACGGCGCCCCCGACCTCGGCGCGGTGCACGCCGCCGTGGACGACATCGCCGCGCACCTGCGTCCCGGCACGCTCGTCGTGCTGGAGTCGACCACCTACCCCGGCACCACCGACGAGGTCGTCCGCCCGCGCCTGGAGGCCGGCGGCCTGCGCGTCGGCACGGACTTCCACCTCGCCTTCTCCCCGGAGCGCATCGACCCGGGCAACGCCTCCTTCGGCCTGGAGAACACCCCGAAGGTGGTCGGCGGCATCACGGCCGACTGCACCAAGGCCGCCCGCACCCTCTACGAGCGCTTCGTGCACCGGGTCGTCGAGGCCAAGGGCACCCGCGAGGCCGAGATGGCCAAGCTGCTGGAGAACACCTACCGGCACGTCAACATCGCCCTCGTCAACGAGATGTCGATGTTCTGCCGGGAGATCGGCGTCGACCTGTGGGACGCGATCCGCTGCGCCTCCACCAAGCCCTTCGGCTTCGCGCCCTTCTACCCGGGCCCGGGCGTCGGCGGTCACTGCATCCCGATCGACCCCAACTACCTTTCCTACAAGGTCCGTTCGCTCGGCATCCCGTTCCGGTTCGTGGAACTCGCGCAGGAGATCAACCAGCGCATGCCCGTGCACGTCGTGAACCGCGCGGCCGATCTGCTCAACGACCAGGGCAAGGCCGTCCGCGGCTCCCGCGTCCTGCTGCTCGGCGTGACCTACAAGCCGGACATCTCCGACCAGCGGGAGAGCCCGGCCCTGGCCGTGGCGGAGCACCTCCTCGCACGCGGCGCCGACCTCGTCTACTTCGACCCGCGCGTCGAGGACTGGAAGGTCGGCGGCGAGAGCGTGCGTCGGGTGGACGACTACCTCGCCGCGGCGGAGTCCGCCGACCTCACCATCCTGCTCCAGTCGCACCGCGAGATCGATCTGTCGGTGCTCGCCGACCGCGCCCGGGCGCTCTTCGACACCCGGGGCAAGTCCGCCGACCACCCGCGGGTGGTCAAGCTGTGACTTCCGAGGACACCTTCATACCCGCGGCCGTCGACTCCGGTGGCCATCGAGGCCACCGCAAGCGCAGGCACCTGAAGGTCTCGTACTTCGTCTTCCTCGGCCTGGCCGCGCTGATCGCGACCCGGCTCGACGCCGGCTCCCTGCACCTGTACTCGATGGGGGCCATGGGCCTGCTGGGCCTGAAGATGTTCGGCGCCCTCTTCTACCGTCCGGCCAAGGCCGGGCGGGAGGAACTGGAGTACCTGGAGAACGCCTGGGTCACCGCGGTCATCCCGATCTACAACGAGGACCCGGTGATGTTCGAGCAGGGCATGCGCAGCCTCCTCGCGCAGAGCCGCCTGCCCAACGAGATCCACATCATCGACGACGCCAGCGCCAGCGACTCCGGCATCCGGACGGCGAAGAAGATCCGCCGCGAGTTCGAGGCCAGGGGCGTCAAGTACACGGTCAGCGTGCAGCCCGAGAACAAGGGCAAGCGCGAGGCCCTCGCCCTCGGCTTCGAGGCCGCCCCGTACTCCGACATCTTCCTGTGCGTCGACTCGGACACCGTCCTGTCCCGGGACACCGTCCGCGAACTGCTGCTCCCGCTGGCCGACGAGAAGATCATGGCCTCCACCGGCATGGTCCTCGCGCTCAACCACGACAGCAACATCTTCACGCGCCTCCAGGACCTGCGCTACGGCAACTCGTTCCTCTTCGAGCGGGCCGCCTACTCCCGCCTGAAGTCGGTCCTGTGCTGCTGCGGCGCCCTGTCGGCCTACCGCGGCACGCTGGTGCGGAAGTACCTGCCGGACTTCCTGAACCAGCAGTTCCTGGGCAAGCCGGCCGTCTTCGGCGACGACCGCCGCATGACCAACTACTGCCTGATGGAAGGCCAGGTGGTCTTCCAGGAGACCGCCGTCGGCTACACGGCCGTCCCGGAGAAACTGCCGCACTTCCTGCGCCAGCAGGTCCGCTGGAACAAGTCGTTCTTCCGTGAGTCCCTGTGGGCCTTCCGGCACCAGAAGAAGTACCGGCCCGCCTTCTGGCTGACCTGCATGGAACTGGCGCTGTGGCTGGTCTTCGGCTCGGCGATGTTCTACTCGATGGTCATCCTGCCGATCATCAAGCCGGAGCAGTTCGTCAACCACATCGGCGACTACCTGATCTTCATGGTCCTGATGGGGTACCTGCGCAACGTCCGGTACCTGGACTTCCCGCGCCGCGGCATGGGCTTCGTCAAGCGGTTCGGCATGTTCCTGCTCGCGCCGATCTACGGCGTGATCCAGCTGACCCTGCTCACCCCGCTGCGCTTCTACGCCCTCTTCACCCTCCACAAGGGCAGTTGGGGCACCCGGCAGGGCGGCGTCGAGGTGTCCGTGGCCGGCGATCACGAGGCCGACGTGACGGAGATCTTCGAGGAAGAGGACCCGTACTCGGACAAGAAGGTCACCGAGACACTCCAGCTGATGCGCCTGGAAGGCGTGGCCCTGCGCACCCGGCCCCGTCCCTCCGGCGGGATCCCCACCCAGCCGCAGC carries:
- a CDS encoding glycosyltransferase, which gives rise to MTSEDTFIPAAVDSGGHRGHRKRRHLKVSYFVFLGLAALIATRLDAGSLHLYSMGAMGLLGLKMFGALFYRPAKAGREELEYLENAWVTAVIPIYNEDPVMFEQGMRSLLAQSRLPNEIHIIDDASASDSGIRTAKKIRREFEARGVKYTVSVQPENKGKREALALGFEAAPYSDIFLCVDSDTVLSRDTVRELLLPLADEKIMASTGMVLALNHDSNIFTRLQDLRYGNSFLFERAAYSRLKSVLCCCGALSAYRGTLVRKYLPDFLNQQFLGKPAVFGDDRRMTNYCLMEGQVVFQETAVGYTAVPEKLPHFLRQQVRWNKSFFRESLWAFRHQKKYRPAFWLTCMELALWLVFGSAMFYSMVILPIIKPEQFVNHIGDYLIFMVLMGYLRNVRYLDFPRRGMGFVKRFGMFLLAPIYGVIQLTLLTPLRFYALFTLHKGSWGTRQGGVEVSVAGDHEADVTEIFEEEDPYSDKKVTETLQLMRLEGVALRTRPRPSGGIPTQPQPLPGYDEQHAHVPQQPVSWGTPAPAGQQQWQGGGHHDPYQQQRPGYDAPYPQQQGGGYGDQSWQQGQGQGPGQGHGQGW
- a CDS encoding NAD(P)-dependent oxidoreductase, with translation MTDTLTVGVLGTGIMGAAMARNLARAGHTVRAWNRTRAKAEPLTADGVTVTGTPAEAVRGADAVLTMLYDGPAVLDVMREAADALRPGTAWVQSTTAGTEAIGELAAFARAHRLVFFDAPVLGTRQPAEAGQLLVLAAGPGAHREAVAPVLDAVGARTVWTGEDGSDGSATRLKLVANSWVIAATGAVGEVLALSQALGVDPESFFDVIAGGPLDMGYLRAKAALVLDDRLTPAQFAVSTAAKDARLIVRAGEQHGVRLDLAAAGADRLERAAAQGHADEDMAAAYFASFEEPPKG
- a CDS encoding sugar ABC transporter permease — encoded protein: MSIDKTSTTPDDHVVANPEAAAAAVTAVDPRLLVREQGLAGYVSEFKRKIKSGDLGSIPVVIGLVVIWAIFASLNSNFLTAGNLSDISVAMVGTGMIAVGIVFVLLLGEIDLSVGSVSGVAGASFAVLNVTNGMNEWLAFVLAILTGTVAGAIHGFVFAKIGVPAFAVTLAGLLFWNGFMLQILGDNGTINLDSEGVVAKLTSYYFTDVAAAYALAIVATAAFFLSSFLDNRRREAAGVPSRPLAETILRTGLLAVAAFAVAITYNQYKGLPLAVVIFIAVLILTDFVLRRTSYGRKVFALGGSVEASRRAGINVEMVRISVFAISGTFAAIGGLFIASKIASANQGAGAGDLLMNAIAAAVIGGTSLFGGRGRTWNALLGVLVIVSIQYGLALEGIASPVQYMITGGVLLATVVIDAVTRKTQKTAGRA
- a CDS encoding nucleotide sugar dehydrogenase, with amino-acid sequence MSRSSTVDLVVVGLGYVGLPLARAAAGAGLKVVGLDRSRRVVDGLNAGRSHVDDITDAEVGAMLGQGFEAVDRPEVIADAAAVVVCVPTPLTDHGAPDLGAVHAAVDDIAAHLRPGTLVVLESTTYPGTTDEVVRPRLEAGGLRVGTDFHLAFSPERIDPGNASFGLENTPKVVGGITADCTKAARTLYERFVHRVVEAKGTREAEMAKLLENTYRHVNIALVNEMSMFCREIGVDLWDAIRCASTKPFGFAPFYPGPGVGGHCIPIDPNYLSYKVRSLGIPFRFVELAQEINQRMPVHVVNRAADLLNDQGKAVRGSRVLLLGVTYKPDISDQRESPALAVAEHLLARGADLVYFDPRVEDWKVGGESVRRVDDYLAAAESADLTILLQSHREIDLSVLADRARALFDTRGKSADHPRVVKL
- a CDS encoding ATP-binding cassette domain-containing protein, producing MVHLSATPVLALRGVSKRFGAVQALTDVELEVHAGEVVALVGDNGAGKSTLVKTIAGVHPIDEGAIEWDGRAVQINRPHDAQNLGIATVYQDLALCDNIDVVGNLYLGRELKKRGILDEVEMERRSRELLDTLSIRIPSVRIPIASLSGGQRQTVAIARSMLGEPKLVILDEPTAALGVEQTAQVLDLVERLRERGHAVILISHNMADVKAVADKVAVLRLGRNNGVFEVKSTSQEEIISAITGATENAVTRRAARSNGEAQK
- a CDS encoding amino acid permease, coding for MSSTLFRTKKVEQSILDTEEPEHALKKSLSALDLTIFGVGVIIGTGIFVLTGTVAKNNAGPAVALAFVVAGVVCALAALCYAEFASTVPVAGSAYTFSYASLGELPAWIIGWDLVLEFALGTAVVAVGWSGYIASLLDNAGWHLPEALSGREGADGFGFDILAAALVLVLTAILVVGTKLSARVTAVVVAIKVTVVLVVIIAGAFFVKGDNYDPFIPKAQDVPAGDGLQSPLIQLMFGWAPSNFGVMGIFTAASVVFFAFIGFDVVATAAEETRNPQRDMPRGILGSLLICTTLYVAVSVVVTGMQHYTRLSVDAPLADAFKATGHPWYAGFISFGAAVGLTTVCMILLLGQTRVFFAMSRDGLLPRFFSRVHPRFKTPHRPTILLGVIIAIVAGFTSLSELAELVNIGTLFAFVVVAFGVLILRRTRPDLHRSFRTPWVPFIPILSVAASLWLMLNLPAETWLRFAIWMAIGIVVYFLYGRGHSRLGRQETATAGQAGKGPNGPAE
- the dxs gene encoding 1-deoxy-D-xylulose-5-phosphate synthase: MPLLTRIRGPRDLDRLSLEELDQLAEEIRNFLVAAVSKTGGHLGPNLGVVELTIALHRVFESPKDKVLWDTGHQSYVHKLLTGRQDFSRLKMKGGLSGYPSQAESEHDVIENSHASTVLGWADGLAKANQILERDDHVVAVIGDGALTGGMAWEALNNIADAKDRPLVIVVNDNERSYAPTIGGLANHLATLRTTDGYERFLARGKDLLERTPVVGRPLYETLHGAKKGLKDFIAPQGMFEDLGLKYVGPIDGHDIEALESALARAKRFGGPVIVHCLTEKGRGYQPALQDEADRFHGIGPIHPDTGLPIKASGADWTSVFGDEMVRLGQEREDIVAITAAMLQPVGLKKFADTFPHRIYDVGIAEQHGAVSAAGLAAGGLHPVFAVYATFLNRAFDQVLMDVALHRCGVTFVLDRAGVTGTDGASHNGMWDMSILQVVPGLRLAAPRDADQVRAQLREAVAVDDAPTVVRFSKGAVGPAVPAVGRVGGMDVLREPGTDAPDVLLVSVGALAPMCLEIADLLDRQGISTTVVDPRWVKPVDEAMAPLAERHRVVVTVEDNSRVGGVGSTIAQALRDAGVDVPLRDFGIPPRFLDHASRAEVMAEIGLTAPDIARQVTGLVSRLDGRYGSTAAEVGSVEPARD
- a CDS encoding NTP pyrophosphohydrolase, which encodes MDVNAPLLVIVDAANVVGSVPDGWWRDRRGAAERLRDRLAVDGVPGRAGPLELVLVVEGAARGVESVPGVRVETAPGSGDDHMVELVARAGERPVLVVTADRELRRRVGALGAEVAGPRAVRPS